The Lycium barbarum isolate Lr01 chromosome 12, ASM1917538v2, whole genome shotgun sequence genome includes a region encoding these proteins:
- the LOC132624354 gene encoding uncharacterized protein LOC132624354 — MDAKYVTAKHRQEQLRRIYELKQGSKTIEEFYDEFEKARMALDLEEDEEQLIIRFKAGLNQEISSQLRLLTYYTLDEVFQAAIEAEKGVKEDKTFRLRGSANTTSWSRGQDLKSPSSSASHDVKTPLEKNPTKSEPKDSGGKAQLNSPSASSIQCHKCKGYGHMAKECPTRRTMLILDDGTIHEQESEPEDGNEKELDHGLEKPEGEEEDDLPEMFLVVRRNLSTISLENEEDVQRENFFHARCRVKGKVCSLIVDGGSCANLASQTLVEQLKLPTLKHSRPYRLQWLNECGELRVTKQVLVKFKIRAYQDEVKCDVVPMQACHLLLGRPWQYDRAAIHDGRANTYAVQSEGKSLILKPLSPKQVIEDYRRMKKLKEAVKGKASIVTDPKSTSPPLGNEKVCASMQPGEYFKGFCGCISRGDAKWTASLERN; from the exons ATGGATGCTAAGTATGTCACTGCCAAGCATCGTCAAGAGCAGCTCCGAAGGATTTATGAATTGAAGCAGGGTTCTAAGACCATAGAAGAGTTCTATGATGAGTTTGAGAAAGCAAGAATGGCTCTTGATCTTGAAGAAGACGAGGAGCAGCTTATCATCCGATTCAAAGCTGGGTTGAACCAAGAAATCTCATCTCAATTGAGGTTACTCACTTACTATACTCTTGATGAGGTGTTCCAAGCGGCTATAGAGGCAGAAAAAGGGGTCAAGGAGGACAAGACATTCAGATTGAGAGGAAGTGCCAATACTACTTCGTGGAGTAGGGGTCAGGATTTGAAGAGTCCAAGTTCGAGTGCTAGCCATGATGTTAAAACGCCACTTGAAAAGAATCCAACCAAATCTGAACCAAAGGACTCCGGAGGTAAAGCTCAACTCAATTCTCCTAGTGCTTCATCTATTCAATGTCATAAATGTAAGGGATATGGGCATATGGCCAAAGAGTGTCCTACTCGGAGGACCATGCTTATTCTTGATGATGGCACTATTCATGAACAAGAAAGTGAACCAGAAGATGGCAATGAAAAAGAACTTGATCATGGTCTTGAGAAACCGGAAGGAGAAGAGGAGGATGATCTGCCCGAAATGTTTCTTGTGGTGCGGAGAAATTTGAGCACTATAAGcttggaaaatgaagaagatgTGCAAAGGGAGAATTTTTTTCATGCTAGGTGTAGGGTAAAGGGGAAGGTTTGTTCATTGATTGTGGATGGAGGAAGTTGTGCTAATCTTGCTAGCCAAACTTTGGTTGAGCAATTGAAACTGCCTACATTGAAACATTCCCGACCCTACCGATTACAATGGCTCAATGAGTGTGGTGAATTGCGAGTTACAAAGCAGGTTTTGGTTAAGTTCAAGATAAGAGCTTACCAAGATGAGGTAAAATGTGATGTGGTACCAATGCAGGCATGCCATTTACTTTTGGGAAGGCCGTGGCAATATGACAGAGCTGCAATTCATGATGGCCGAGCCAACACATATGCAGTTCAAAGTGAAGGTAAGAGTCTCATACTCAAGCCTCTGTCACCAAAGCAAGTGATAGAAGATTATCGTCGGATGAAGAAGTTGAAGGAAGCGGTTAAAGGAAAGGCTAGTATTGTGACTGATCCTAAGTCCACATCACCACCGCTGGGTAACGAAAAGGTATGTGCATCAATGCAACCGGGAGAGTACTTTAAAG GATTTTGTGGATGTATTTCCCGAGGAGATGCCAAGTGGACTGCCTCCCTTGAGAGGAATTGA